A genomic segment from Lutzomyia longipalpis isolate SR_M1_2022 chromosome 3, ASM2433408v1 encodes:
- the LOC129791531 gene encoding odorant receptor 85b-like, whose product MAATVDEVARKRFEWLVDFFEKSIWVINCGYRGKTIRAHNYIFPLIFFISTCFNLDYVRLTYNSTNRVQAIYTIIFIAVHMQSLGKGLMLVINYHDFKNLFSELRKFYTEGENGLVKEIRMRNNAAHIPGITIGVFVYCSMLWGAEIFLQFFIRRMGGVVFPMQYHIPFISETNPWFNIINYTVQDFIFIVTFIAISVSDGLIIMIAFHFRSELISVAELISILDDVEQYKKYKDILLTIHRMHWNLVHLFNFLSDVYFYMSFAQVTSTFVGATFLLYAVMDNGLDVANGVVIAVVALQILILCLFGEIIFVRTEALSNLLYQTKWYEFTPRDKLYFLFILQNIQKPWGLKAVGVIDVSLYTFIELVKLCGTYCVVFYALVNQNRQ is encoded by the exons ATGGCGGCTACTGTGGACGAGGTTGCTCGAAAGAGATTCGAATGGCTCGTTGATTTTTTCGAGAAGAGCATCTGGGTGATAAATTGTGGATATCGCGGCAAGACAATTCGTGCCCATAACTACATCTTTCCCCTAATCTTCTTCATAAGCACCTGCTTCAATCTCGACTACGTACGCCTGACCTACAACAGTACGAATCGCGTTCAAGCAATCTATACCATCATCTTCATAGCTGTGCACATGCAGTCACTTGGGAAAGGACTCATGCTTGTAATCAATTACCACGATTTTAAGAATCTCTTTAGTGAATTACGGAAATTCTACACTGAAGGTGAAAATGGGCTTGTGAAGGAAATAAGGATGCGTAACAATGCAGCTCATATTCCAGGCATAACTATTGGAGTTTT CGTCTACTGCTCAATGTTGTGGGGTgctgagatttttcttcaattcttcATCCGACGAATGGGTGGTGTTGTTTTCCCGATGCAGTACCACATACCCTTTATCAGTGAAACCAACCCCTGGTTCAACATTATTAACTACACAGTCCaggatttcatttttattgtcaCCTTCATAGCAATCAGCGTGAGTGATGGCCTAATCATCATGATTGCATTCCATTTTCGCAGTGAACTGATAAGCGTAGCTGAGCTGATCTCCATCCTTGACGACGTCGAACAGTACAAGAAGTACAAAGATATCTTGCTAACAATCCACCGAATGCATTGGAATCTCGTTCATTTATTCAACTTTCTCTCCGATGTTTATTTCTACATGTCCTTTGCGCAGGTAACATCAACATTTGTTGGAGCAACTTTCCTGTTGTACGCCGTTATGGATAATGGACTCGATGTTGCCAATGGCGTCGTTATTGCCGTTGTTGCCCTtcaaattcttattctttgcCTCTTTGGGGAGATTATCTTTGTCAGAACCGAAGCTCTGTCGAATCTTCTATACCAAACCAAGTGGTATGAGTTTACGCCGCGAGATAAATTGTATTTCCTATTTAtccttcaaaatattcagaagCCATGGGGACTGAAGGCTGTTGGTGTTATTGATGTATCTCTTTACACATTTATTGAG TTGGTAAAACTCTGTGGAACCTACTGTGTTGTGTTTTACGCACTGGTCAATCAAAACAGGCAATAA
- the LOC129793079 gene encoding BTB/POZ domain-containing protein 6-A-like, whose amino-acid sequence MATMANNNAALPPFTFGKSPDVTFIFLADGGEKLQAEKLKLAQISEVFNMQFYGEFGCSEEITIKDITFDTFKTTMEFLYGIEITITAKNFEEILYMASKYFIFDLIGKVIGFVDTFLNENNLLDHYETLEKYQIEKLNHRMQEICEKFPLKIIERLTDSKVHMGILKKILESPILNIAKEYDLYAAVAAMMQRTSQNVVKIGEEMRKKIGKLIYFIRFPLMSVDELILCGQAPSLLTDRQFLDLLYLVKSGKYNESVQFFSMKQRYYPKVENCSHCKKGVTKRYCQACGKYF is encoded by the coding sequence ATGGCGACGATGGCGAACAACAATGCTGCATTGCCTCCCTTTACATTTGGAAAGAGCCCGGATGTAACTTTCATCTTCTTGGCGGATGGTGGAGAGAAGCTACAGGCAGAGAAACTCAAATTGGCGCAGATCAGCGAAGTTTTCAATATGCAGTTCTATGGTGAATTTGGCTGCAGTGAGGAAATCACCATAAAGGATATAACCTTTGATACTTTCAAGACTACCATGGAGTTCCTTTATGGGATTGAAATTACGATTACAGCGAAGAACTTCGAAGAGATCCTCTACATGGCTTCAAAGTACTTCATCTTTGACCTTATTGGGAAGGTAATTGGGTTTGTTGATacatttctcaatgaaaacaATCTTTTGGATCATTATGAAACCCTGGAGAAGTATCAGATCGAGAAATTGAACCACAGGATGCAGgaaatttgtgagaaatttcctCTCAAGATTATTGAGCGGCTCACTGACTCTAAAGTCCATATGGGCATTCTAAAAAAGATCTTGGAGTCTCCAATTCTGAATATTGCCAAGGAATACGATCTATATGCTGCTGTGGCTGCCATGATGCAGAGGACATCTCAAAATGTAGTCAAAATTGGAGAGGAAATGAGGAAGAAGATTGGAaaactgatttattttatcagaTTTCCTTTGATGTCCGTGGATGAATTGATTCTATGCGGACAGGCTCCGTCCCTCTTGACTGACAGACAATTTCTGGATCTTCTCTATTTGGTTAAATCTGGCAAATACAATGAGTCAGTCCAGTTTTTTTCTATGAAGCAGAGATATTATCCTAAAGTGGAGAATTGTTCACACTGCAAAAAGGGGGTAACCAAGAGGTATTGCCAGGCTTGTGGAAAGTACTTTTAA
- the LOC129793056 gene encoding pre-rRNA-processing protein TSR1 homolog, giving the protein MSNTQQRHRHGSLKQTNKPHKTGRHRSKSAVENANKGKTSVKALSRKMDKVMSRDSRRQQANQLRKNKRAETMNKKRQLGTAEYAPFLVCLLPLEASIDPRSTLDMLEKCDPEAIVYKNSTGITYLSVPRFKQRFSFIVPPVGRGNEFTALDYLKVADTTLFIVSANNPEGEIMDKWGARIFQMALAQGLPTPIVALQDLESIAPKKRIPMKSGIQKGIEKMLPDQKLLSLDTNSDALNLLRKIGAQKKTKLRNRMYRPHLYADRVEYEEEVLKVTGYLRGTPLDVNRLVYIPGLGDFQMAQIDVITDPYPIDKRNLDQEIVRKVFAVADDRQTPLDRENAVDDVMQEEEEEAVEEETEKPKKLVKRVPVGMNSYTAAWIPDVEEVEEDEESEDESDDDDEDFMSCASEVDSNAEMDDGGSQNDDQEYEEITEEEGISNEAKYDEGMDLEEEKRSLDKLKAAQLDKHWPDEIDTPQDIPVRLRYQKYRGLESFRTSPWDTEKGLPSDYSRIFHFENFRNRARFELKEAASVVGVPAGLYLTIHIKGVNRDIWDAFKSGQESENFIIYGLLPHEHKMSIVNCILRRTPDSEMPIESKERLIIQCGYRRFLANPIYSEHTHGNKYKFEKFFRPDEVVVASFYAPIQYPPAAVMCFRQNPDSSVSLVAAGSLLSCDPNRIILKRIRLSGYPLKILKDLAVVRFMFFNAEDVNYYKPIQLRTRCGRLGHIKESLGTHGHMKCRFDGQLKSQDTVYLQLYKRVFPKWTYQECLKTAIPRQGVSGSGSMDID; this is encoded by the exons ATGAGTAATACGCAGCAGAGGCACCGCCATGGGAGTCTCAAGCAAACGAATAAGCCCCACAAAACGGGGCGGCATCGCTCAAAGTCTGCTgttgaaaatgcaaacaaaG GGAAGACTTCCGTGAAGGCACTCAGCCGGAAGATGGATAAGGTGATGAGTAGGGACAGTCGACGGCAGCAGGCGAATCAGCTGCGGAAGAATAAGCGTGCAGAAACGATGAACAAGAAGAGGCAACTTGGCACAGCGGAATACGCCCCATTCCTCGTGTGTCTCCTACCCCTGGAGGCGAGTATTGATCCCCGATCGACGCTGGACATGCTGGAGAAGTGCGATCCGGAAGCGATTGTTTACAAAAACTCCACAGGGATAACCTACTTGAGTGTGCCACGCTTCAAGCAGAGATTCTCCTTTATTGTACCGCCCGTGGGGCGTGGGAATGAATTTACAGCTCTGGATTATCTCAAAGTTGCCGACACGACACTCTTTATTGTCTCCGCAAATAATCCCGAGGGGGAGATTATGGATAAGTGGGGTGCAAGGATTTTCCAAATGGCTCTTGCTCAGGGACTCCCAACGCCCATTGTTGCTCTGCAAGATCTGGAATCGATAGCACCCAAGAAGAGAATCCCCATGAAGTCAGGGATTCAGAAAGGGATAGAAAAGATGCTTCCGGATCAGAAATTATTGTCTCTGGATACTAATTCCGACGCTCTGAATCTCCTGCGGAAGATTGGGGCGCAGAAGAAGACAAAACTGAGGAATAGGATGTACAGGCCACATCTCTATGCGGATAGGGTGGAGTATGAGGAGGAGGTGCTGAAGGTGACGGGATATTTGAGGGGAACACCACTGGATGTCAATCGATTGGTTTACATTCCCGGACTGGGAGACTTTCAAATGGCTCAAATTGATGTCATTACTGACCCATATCCCATTGACAAGAGGAATTTGGATCAAGAAATTGTCCGGAAAGTTTTTGCGGTGGCGGATGATAGACAAACTCCCCTGGATAGGGAAAATGCTGTGGATGATGTGATGCAGGAAGAGGAGGAGGAAGCTGTTGAGGAAGAGACGGAGAAACCGAAGAAACTCGTCAAGAGAGTCCCTGTGGGAATGAATAGCTACACAGCTGCATGGATTCCGGATGTGGAGGAAGTTGAAGAGGATGAAGAGAGTGAAGATGAAtctgatgatgatgatgaggatTTCATGTCGTGTGCATCGGAAGTGGATTCCAATGCTGAAATGGACGATGGTGGTTCCCAAAATGATGATCAAGAGTACGAGGAGATTACTGAAGAGGAAGGTATCTCCAATGAGGCGAAATACGATGAGGGAATGGATTTGGAGGAAGAGAAGCGATCGCTGGATAAGCTCAAAGCCGCTCAGCTGGATAAACACTGGCCCGATGAAATTGACACCCCGCAGGATATTCCCGTAAGGCTGAGATATCAAAAATATCGTGGCTTGGAGTCTTTCAGGACGTCCCCGTGGGATACGGAGAAAGGCCTCCCCAGTGATTACAGCAGAATCTTTCATTTCGAAAACTTCCGCAATCGTGCACGTTTCGAGCTTAAGGAAGCTGCATCCGTTGTTGGTGTTCCTGCTGGGCTCTACCTCACTATTCACATCAAGGGCGTGAATAGAGATATCTGGGATGCCTTCAAATCTGGGCAGgagagtgaaaatttcatcatcTACGGACTCCTACCGCATGAGCATAAAATGTCCATCGTAAATTGCATTCTTCGCCGTACTCCGGACTCTGAGATGCCCATTGAGTCCAAGGAGAGGCTCATCATTCAATGTGGCTATCGGCGCTTCCTGGCCAATCCGATCTACAGCGAGCACACGCATGGgaataaatacaaatttgagaaattcttccgCCCCGATGAGGTTGTCGTGGCGAGCTTCTATGCCCCCATTCAGTACCCTCCAGCTGCCGTGATGTGCTTCCGGCAAAATCCCGATTCGAGTGTCTCCCTCGTGGCGGCAGGAAGTCTCCTGTCTTGCGATCCGAATCGCATTATCCTCAAACGTATTCGCCTCAGTGGGTATCCCCTGAAGATTCTCAAGGATCTCGCCGTGGTCCGCTTCATGTTCTTCAATGCTGAAGATGTGAATTACTACAAACCAATTCAACTGAGGACAAGGTGTGGTCGTCTGGGACACATCAAGGAGAGCCTGGGGACGCACGGGCACATGAAATGCCGCTTCGATGGGCAACTCAAGTCCCAGGATACGGTTTATCTGCAACTCTACAAGCGCGTCTTCCCCAAATGGACGTATCAGGAGTGTCTGAAAACTGCAATTCCACGTCAAGGTGTGTCCGGATCTGGCAGCATGGACATTGACTAG
- the LOC129793078 gene encoding probable serine hydrolase isoform X1, translating into MLTFRQVWRVVGVKNIALARRMATSVEPQTALTNGVPEREVEEFTFNVPWGNVAGKWWGPRNTRPIVCIHGWQDNAGSFDTLIPQLPTEYSYLALDLPGHGYSSRLPHGIFYSWLDISLCLRLLADQEKWDKISLLGHSMSSLIGFSYSSTFPDKVDLMIGIDALKPHVRPAEKYAPMIERGFEAFLKANQQNEEGSEPPSYTYDDILERLHKGTNGSVTKEACPYLLKRAIAKSKDDPEKYFYTRDNRLKGFNFVTLSQEIAIEMTKRIKCPYMFVKCTNSVYYEDKKYVDEIIEVFRENNPNFEYHTIQGKHHAHLNEPHKFTDILTAFIRKHRKP; encoded by the exons ATGTTAACATTTCGTCAGGTGTGGCGGGTTGTGGGTGTCAAGAATATTGCATTGGCACGAAGAATGGCAACATCGGTGGAACCCCAAACTGCTCTGACGAACGGTGTACCTGAGCGGGAG gttgagGAGTTCACGTTTAACGTTCCATGGGGGAATGTTGCTGGAAAGTGGTGGGGCCCACGGAATACTCGACCAATTGTCTGCATTCATGGATGGCAGGACAATGCGGGTTCCTTTGATACACTCATCCCGCAACTTCCAACTGAATACAGCTACTTGGCACTCGATCTCCCAGGGCATGGATACTCTTCTAGGCTACCACATGGAATCTTCTACAGTTGGCTCGACATCAGCCTCTGTCTCCGTTTGCTGGCTGATCAGGAAAAATGGGATAAGATCTCACTTCTCGGACACTCCATGAGCTCACTCATTGGCTTTAGCTACAGCTCTACTTTCCCTGACAAAGTAGACCTAATGATTGGCATTGATGCTCTAAAACCTCACGTGCGCCCTGCTGAGAAGTACGCCCCAATGATTGAGAGAGGTTTCGAGGCCTTCCTCAAGGCCAATCAGCAAAATGAGGAGGGATCCGAACCACCAAGCTACACCTACGACGACATCCTCGAGCGCCTCCACAAAGGAACCAATGGATCCGTGACTAAGGAAGCCTGTCCGTATCTCCTCAAGCGCGCCATTGCTAAATCCAAAGATGATCCCGAAAAGTACTTCTACACACGCGACAACCGCCTCAAAGGCTTCAACTTCGTGACACTATCCCAAGAGATTGCCATTGAGATGACAAAGAGAATAAAGTGCCCGTATATGTTTGTTAAATGCACAAATTCCGTCTACTACGAGGACAAGAAGTACGTTGATGAGATCATCGAAGTTTTCCGGGAGAATAATCCAAATTTTGAGTATCACACCATTCAAGGGAAGCACCATGCGCATCTCAATGAACCCCACAAATTTACGGATATTCTCACAGCTTTCATCCGGAAGCATCGCAAGCCGTAG
- the LOC129793078 gene encoding probable serine hydrolase isoform X2 — protein MATSVEPQTALTNGVPEREVEEFTFNVPWGNVAGKWWGPRNTRPIVCIHGWQDNAGSFDTLIPQLPTEYSYLALDLPGHGYSSRLPHGIFYSWLDISLCLRLLADQEKWDKISLLGHSMSSLIGFSYSSTFPDKVDLMIGIDALKPHVRPAEKYAPMIERGFEAFLKANQQNEEGSEPPSYTYDDILERLHKGTNGSVTKEACPYLLKRAIAKSKDDPEKYFYTRDNRLKGFNFVTLSQEIAIEMTKRIKCPYMFVKCTNSVYYEDKKYVDEIIEVFRENNPNFEYHTIQGKHHAHLNEPHKFTDILTAFIRKHRKP, from the exons ATGGCAACATCGGTGGAACCCCAAACTGCTCTGACGAACGGTGTACCTGAGCGGGAG gttgagGAGTTCACGTTTAACGTTCCATGGGGGAATGTTGCTGGAAAGTGGTGGGGCCCACGGAATACTCGACCAATTGTCTGCATTCATGGATGGCAGGACAATGCGGGTTCCTTTGATACACTCATCCCGCAACTTCCAACTGAATACAGCTACTTGGCACTCGATCTCCCAGGGCATGGATACTCTTCTAGGCTACCACATGGAATCTTCTACAGTTGGCTCGACATCAGCCTCTGTCTCCGTTTGCTGGCTGATCAGGAAAAATGGGATAAGATCTCACTTCTCGGACACTCCATGAGCTCACTCATTGGCTTTAGCTACAGCTCTACTTTCCCTGACAAAGTAGACCTAATGATTGGCATTGATGCTCTAAAACCTCACGTGCGCCCTGCTGAGAAGTACGCCCCAATGATTGAGAGAGGTTTCGAGGCCTTCCTCAAGGCCAATCAGCAAAATGAGGAGGGATCCGAACCACCAAGCTACACCTACGACGACATCCTCGAGCGCCTCCACAAAGGAACCAATGGATCCGTGACTAAGGAAGCCTGTCCGTATCTCCTCAAGCGCGCCATTGCTAAATCCAAAGATGATCCCGAAAAGTACTTCTACACACGCGACAACCGCCTCAAAGGCTTCAACTTCGTGACACTATCCCAAGAGATTGCCATTGAGATGACAAAGAGAATAAAGTGCCCGTATATGTTTGTTAAATGCACAAATTCCGTCTACTACGAGGACAAGAAGTACGTTGATGAGATCATCGAAGTTTTCCGGGAGAATAATCCAAATTTTGAGTATCACACCATTCAAGGGAAGCACCATGCGCATCTCAATGAACCCCACAAATTTACGGATATTCTCACAGCTTTCATCCGGAAGCATCGCAAGCCGTAG
- the LOC129793077 gene encoding probable serine hydrolase, which yields MWKSAEEKLAREIFRQSKASTDGEAIKDVRENSKKATKVRIEVPWGHIAGKWWGPKDARPILCLHGWQDNIGTFDTLIPLLPQEFGYLAIDFPGHGFSSPYPPGMSYSAYDYIWLIYRIQEIYEWKKVSILAHSLGAILSFVYSGLFPEKVEFVIAMDALKPKIMPDIVDYIKTMLTGVALEDERNLIPKEPPSYNFDALVDRLYIGTYKSISKDYGPYILSRNVRKSTKYPDKYYFNRDGRLKYLMHLLISQESCLILARRIDFPYMYIRADQSIVKFWEEEKYLLEVIEEMKKCNPHFVMHQVPGRHHVHLTHPTTISGILSDFIRKNCQANKEKRAKIKSKL from the exons ATGTGGAAATCAGCTGAGGAAAAGCTTGCCAGGGAGATTTTTCGGCAATCCAAGGCAAGCACCGACGGGGAGGCCATTAAGGATGTGCGGGAGAATAGTAAGAAG gCCACCAAGGTGAGAATTGAAGTGCCTTGGGGGCATATTGCGGGCAAATGGTGGGGCCCAAAGGATGCTCGTCCAATTCTCTGCCTTCACGGCTGGCAGGATAACATTGGCACCTTCGACACGCTCATCCCACTGCTACCGCAGGAGTTCGGATACCTtgcaattgattttcccgGTCATGGATTCTCAAGCCCCTACCCACCTGGGATGTCCTACTCAGCCTACGACTACATTTGGCTCATCTATCGCATTCAGGAGATCTATGAGTGGAAGAAAGTCTCAATCCTTGCGCATTCCTTAGGAGCAATCCTCAGCTTTGTCTACTCGGGTCTCTTTCCGGAAAAGGTGGAATTTGTCATTGCTATGGATGCGCTTAAGCCCAAAATAATGCCCGATATTGTTGACTACATTAAAACAATGCTCACCGGTGTGGCACTCGAGGATGAGAGGAACCTCATTCCCAAAGAGCCGCCCAGCTACAATTTTGACGCTCTCGTCGATCGTCTCTACATTGGAACCTATAAATCAATTAGCAAAGACTACGGACCCTACATTCTCAGCCGTAATGTCCGGAAGTCCACAAAGTACCCCGATAAGTACTACTTCAACCGCGATGGACGTCTCAAGTACCTCATGCACCTCCTCATCAGCCAAGAGAGCTGCCTCATTCTAGCACGGAGAATTGACTTTCCCTACATGTACATTCGTGCTGACCAATCGATCGTGAAGTTctgggaagaagaaaaatacctCCTGGAAGTCATTGAAGAGATGAAGAAATGCAATCCTCACTTTGTGATGCATCAAGTCCCGGGGCGTCATCATGTCCATCTAACACATCCAACAACCATCAGTGGCATCCTCTCGGACTTTATCCGGAAGAATTGTCAAGCGAACAAAGAGAAAAGAGCAAAGATTAAAAGCAaactctaa
- the LOC129793057 gene encoding solute carrier family 12 member 8: MDAEDRTNYRRTEVDWSRYGLGNEEPHHYNRARPRGNSGGFVDLGDEYQYAAGGHQASGANEIFAEEQGDKPWWRTNFFISQPVLFGTWDGVFTSCLINIFGVIVFLRSGWIVAQAGIINAILIIIASVSIALISVLSAVGICERCRVESGGVYFLIAHTLGSRFGGSLGLLYCFGQAVGCALNVLGFGESMAGLVGLAGNTWAIRGFAAGAVLIIGIINVAGVKWVVKLQFALLVVLLLSALDFIIGSFVANDPENGIEGWLSGNFKLNLWADYQDGYTWFRVFGVFFPTITGILSGINMSGDLRAPSTDIPNGTLAAFSTSTVLYLIFALFLGAIVRRETLLKDFMIVVKVSAVQMLLLAGIYVSSMSSCLGAMYGTPRVLQSIANESVIPGIGGLGKGRGPNKVPLYAMAVVATVTITFIIVGDINTLAPIVTMPFLLTYACIDYSYFALAQTFDIQSRREERFRIQAQSPSYESRRYGATMEENNDLDHLFPERTRHKNLSSPPTSQANTPSHNHSNHLPNSSTTQSINSDVVFRGVNSTNAGEEGGDEDEPIAAARPHIHSKTKNWYSGFCNRWASLMGAAIKIFIMLLVHWIYALVCLVVVFLVWFYVGTANPAVKPGLAHEFRFFVWLKGVIFRCFGKRVNEYEQIVVTPSCPGVEVTQAQLNEENDDFSSRRRYHQSSVVQGQYVDI, translated from the exons ATGGACGCAGAAGATCGCACAAACTATCGCCGGACTGAGGTGGATTGGTCAAG ATATGGCCTGGGGAATGAGGAACCCCATCACTACAATAGAGCTCGCCCACGGGGTAATTCAGGGGGATTTGTAGACCTTGGAGATGAATATCAGTACGCAGCTGGAGGGCATCAAGCATCCGGGGCCAATGAAATCTTTGCCGAGGAGCAAGGAGACAAGCCATGGTGGCGAACAAATTTCTTCATATCACAGCCGGTGCTCTTTGGAACGTGGGACGGGGTCTTCACGTCCTGCCTCATAAACATATTCGGTGTGATTGTTTTCCTTCGCTCCGGGTGGATTGTCGCCCAAGCTGGGATTATCAATGCAATCCTCATTATTATTGCCTCCGTGTCCATTGCCCTCATATCCGTTCTCTCAGCTGTGGGGATTTGCGAGAGATGTCGCGTTGAGAGTGGAGGAGTTTACTTCCTCATTGCCCACACTCTAGGCTCACGCTTTGGGGGATCCCTTGGGCTTCTCTACTGCTTCGGTCAGGCCGTTGGATGTGCTCTCAATGTCCTCGGTTTTGGGGAATCCATGGCGGGACTTGTGGGCCTCGCAGGCAACACCTGGGCCATCAGGGGCTTTGCCGCTGGGGCTGTTCTCATAATAGGCATAATAAATGTCGCCGGAGTGAAGTGGGTGGTTAAACTTCAATTTGCCCTCCTTGTGGTGCTCCTTCTCTCAGCACTGGACTTTATTATTGGCTCCTTTGTGGCCAATGATCCGGAGAATGGGATTGAGGGATGGCTCAGTgggaatttcaaattaaatctcTGGGCTGACTATCAAGACGGGTACACCTGGTTCCGCGTCTTTGGTGTCTTCTTCCCCACAATCACGGGAATCCTGTCTGGCATCAACATGAGTGGTGATCTCAGGGCCCCATCCACAGACATCCCCAATGGAACTCTTGCAGCTTTCAGCACTTC gACCGTCCTCTATTTGATCTTTGCCCTCTTTTTGGGTGCCATTGTGAGGCGTGAAACACTCCTGAAGGACTTTATGATTGTCGTGAAGGTATCTGCTGTGCAGATGCTCCTCCTGGCTGGAATCTACGTGAGTAGTATGTCATCGTGCCTTGGCGCCATGTACGGGACTCCGCGTGTCCTTCAGAGTATCGCCAATGAGAGTGTTATCCCTGGAATTGGGGGCTTGGGGAAGGGCAGGGGGCCCAACAAGGTGCCACTGTATGCAATGGCCGTGGTGGCTACGGTGACGATCACTTTTATCATTGTTGGGGATATCAATACACTGGCCCCTATTGTTACGATGCCCTTCCTCCTCACGTATGCATGCATTGACTACTCCTACTTTGCCCTGGCGCAGACTTTTGACATTCAGAGTCGACGAGAAGAGAG GTTCAGGATTCAAGCTCAGAGTCCCTCGTATGAATCTCGACGCTATGGAGCAACGATGGAGGAGAATAATGATCTCGATCATCTCTTCCCAGAGCGCACAAGGCACAAGAATCTATCATCACCACCGACATCGCAGGCAAATACCCCGAGTCACAATCATTCAAATCACCTGCCCAACTCCTCAACCACGCAGTCCATAAATTCCGATGTGGTCTTCCGGGGGGTTAATAGTACAAATGCAGGTGAAGAGGGTGGGGATGAGGATGAACCCATTGCCGCTGCCAGGCCGCACATTCATTCCAAAACGAAGAATTGGTATTCGGGCTTCTGCAATCGCTGGGCATCCCTCATGGGGGCCGCCATAAAGATCTTCATTATGCTCCTGGTGCACTGGATTTATGCTCTTGTGTGCCTCGTTGTTGTCTTTCTCGTGTGGTTCTACGTTGGTACGGCGAATCCCGCCGTGAAACCCGGATTGGCGCATGAATTTCGCTTCTTTGTCTGGCTCAAGGGTGTGATTTTCCGGTGTTttgg AAAACGCGTCAATGAGTACGAACAAATTGTTGTGACGCCATCATGTCCGGGTGTTGAAGTAACTCAGGCACAGCTAAATGAGGAGAATGATGATTTCTCCTCACGGCGACGCTATCACCAATCATCCGTTGTTCAGGGACAATACGTTGATATCTAA